In a genomic window of uncultured Sphaerochaeta sp.:
- the pgsA gene encoding CDP-diacylglycerol--glycerol-3-phosphate 3-phosphatidyltransferase has protein sequence MNIPNKLTVSRLVMAPLFFIAFHLASWFGPQLQSTASILTLILWAATELTDLLDGQIARKKNLVTDLGKVMDPFADTFSRLTYFVCLSGAGIMPLWTFILIMWREFSILFVRMLMMGKGKPVAANIWGKSKAVLYAVSGALGILYIALGNWFKDASFLTAARPVLTAVFILAALSSVMSFLTYIKAIIRDGSLASMSR, from the coding sequence GCGCTTGGTCATGGCGCCCCTGTTCTTCATTGCCTTTCATCTTGCTTCATGGTTCGGACCTCAATTGCAGAGCACCGCTTCCATTCTTACGCTCATTCTCTGGGCTGCAACCGAGCTCACCGATTTGCTCGACGGGCAGATAGCGCGCAAGAAGAATCTGGTGACTGACTTGGGCAAGGTGATGGATCCTTTTGCTGATACGTTCTCCCGTCTGACCTATTTCGTGTGTCTTTCCGGAGCCGGGATCATGCCGCTTTGGACCTTTATCCTGATCATGTGGAGGGAGTTTTCCATCCTCTTTGTCAGGATGCTGATGATGGGCAAGGGGAAGCCTGTTGCCGCCAATATCTGGGGGAAGAGCAAGGCCGTGCTGTATGCAGTCAGTGGTGCACTCGGCATCCTCTACATCGCGTTGGGCAACTGGTTCAAGGATGCTTCCTTCCTGACGGCAGCCCGTCCGGTACTGACAGCGGTGTTCATTCTTGCCGCCCTCAGTTCCGTGATGTCTTTCCTTACCTATATCAAAGCAATCATCCGCGATGGCAGTCTTGCTTCCATGAGCCGGTAG